A single region of the Streptomyces caelestis genome encodes:
- a CDS encoding glycosyltransferase has translation MTDLSDLPPARSGWRAPVWPGVPLLVALALWAYAMRHTDVSRLDDYGLVTAVHPAFWAGFAVLTTGFWFTVRDPRRPGAWAAAYVLGLLVMERVTQAVVYPTPLYAWAWKHEAVIDHLLTAGGLQTAEQVGDMAVYDQWPGFFAAQAALMRLLGVDSAAMFMAWWPLVSSLMLLLPLLLIYRTFTEDRRLIWTAVWLFYVANWVGQDYFSPQSVAYALHVGVLALVLRRFGRSAGRRGRPRQAVWTVLLTVMLVAIVISHQLTPGMLVVCLVALCLSRRYRDWVPVVTIVVIFLAWCLTAALPFLSAAMPDMIRSVGDVGANVETGYGATPTGTGAIATSWAARLLSGSVLLLAAVGVLRQRVLRHRARPLLLIAAAPLPMFAASSYGSEMIFRVLLFMLPGAAFFAAAALLPKVRTLAADAAAKEAAGRRAAPVKARGRGIGTWVGLAALLGGTLAFVPAYSGKDRINYFPPQEVALVRQLFDQAPDGSLVVAANRNYPLAYASYWSVDHYWFLDDARSHVDRIVKNPAGTLARDMAGVERPARAYFLLTQGQLANSEMNGQLDKTQLDRIQKSVAASPRFQLVAENSAGWLYVLKQAQGAER, from the coding sequence GTGACGGATCTGTCCGACCTGCCCCCTGCCCGGTCAGGGTGGCGCGCGCCGGTCTGGCCCGGCGTTCCGCTGCTCGTCGCGCTCGCCCTGTGGGCGTACGCCATGCGGCACACCGACGTCTCGCGGCTCGACGACTACGGGCTGGTCACCGCTGTACACCCGGCCTTCTGGGCCGGCTTCGCGGTGCTCACGACCGGGTTCTGGTTCACGGTCCGCGATCCGCGCCGCCCGGGCGCCTGGGCGGCGGCGTACGTCCTCGGGCTGCTGGTGATGGAGCGGGTGACGCAGGCCGTGGTCTACCCGACCCCGCTGTACGCCTGGGCGTGGAAGCACGAGGCGGTCATCGACCATCTGCTGACGGCCGGCGGTCTGCAAACGGCCGAGCAGGTCGGCGACATGGCGGTGTACGACCAGTGGCCCGGCTTCTTCGCCGCGCAGGCCGCCCTGATGCGGCTGCTGGGCGTGGACTCGGCGGCGATGTTCATGGCTTGGTGGCCGCTGGTCTCCAGCCTGATGCTGCTCCTCCCGCTGCTGCTGATCTACCGCACGTTCACGGAGGACCGGCGGCTGATCTGGACCGCGGTCTGGCTGTTCTACGTCGCCAACTGGGTCGGGCAGGACTACTTCTCCCCCCAGTCCGTGGCCTACGCGCTGCACGTCGGCGTCCTGGCCCTGGTCCTGCGGCGCTTCGGCCGGTCCGCCGGGCGGCGCGGGCGGCCCCGGCAGGCCGTGTGGACGGTGCTGCTCACCGTCATGCTCGTGGCGATCGTCATCTCCCACCAGCTCACCCCGGGCATGCTGGTCGTCTGCCTGGTCGCCCTGTGCCTCAGCCGCCGCTACCGCGACTGGGTCCCGGTGGTCACGATCGTCGTGATCTTCCTGGCCTGGTGTCTCACGGCCGCGCTGCCCTTCCTGTCCGCGGCGATGCCGGACATGATCCGCTCCGTCGGTGACGTCGGCGCCAACGTGGAGACGGGGTACGGCGCCACCCCGACCGGCACCGGAGCGATCGCCACCTCCTGGGCGGCCCGGCTGCTGTCCGGCTCCGTCCTGCTGCTCGCGGCCGTCGGCGTCCTGCGCCAACGGGTGCTGCGGCACCGGGCCCGGCCCCTGCTGCTGATCGCGGCGGCGCCGCTGCCGATGTTCGCGGCGAGCAGCTACGGCAGCGAGATGATCTTCCGGGTGCTGCTGTTCATGCTGCCCGGCGCCGCCTTCTTCGCCGCCGCCGCGCTGCTGCCCAAGGTCCGTACGCTGGCCGCCGACGCCGCGGCGAAGGAGGCCGCCGGCCGACGGGCCGCCCCCGTGAAGGCCCGCGGACGGGGGATCGGCACATGGGTAGGCCTGGCCGCACTGCTCGGCGGAACCCTGGCGTTCGTCCCGGCCTACTCGGGCAAGGACCGGATCAACTACTTCCCGCCGCAGGAAGTGGCTCTCGTACGGCAGCTCTTCGACCAGGCGCCCGACGGCTCGCTCGTCGTGGCCGCCAACCGCAACTACCCGCTGGCGTACGCCTCCTACTGGAGCGTCGACCACTACTGGTTCCTCGACGACGCCCGCAGTCACGTCGACCGGATCGTCAAGAACCCGGCCGGCACCCTCGCCAGGGACATGGCCGGGGTGGAGCGGCCGGCCCGGGCCTACTTCCTGCTCACCCAGGGGCAGCTGGCCAACTCCGAGATGAACGGACAGCTCGACAAGACGCAGCTGGACCGCATCCAGAAGTCCGTCGCCGCCTCACCACGGTTCCAGCTCGTGGCGGAGAACAGCGCCGGATGGCTCTACGTACTGAAGCAGGCCCAGGGAGCGGAGCGATGA
- a CDS encoding glycosyl hydrolase → MRFNRPHRPFRRKPATTGQHRRRPQPHEEQPSAGPFTSSRRRLLITSATIVSAVLVGALALRNASGPDPGATGSKADCRPTALLEPPCGAWFGAFVPHERDDLPEKVRAYEKRVGRELDIVYTYHDMSLPEGTRREGQLLTPEEQRVGEDRLLLLSWESKWWGGTRTQQPTWKQIASGELDETVIDVQAKRVKDYGKKVFLSFDLEMDTRTPDNGTPAEYVKAYRHIHDRFRELGVDNVVWTWITTGYLDHADEMKRMYPGDDYVDWIGYNQYNYYRCHKTGWLSFAQTQHAAHEWIRKNISDDKPLMLSEFGTAADSGRPQRQAEWYAQVPGVLKGLEGVKAALQWNYRDPGPHCNLALANDAAWDSLREAVADPYFNQPLT, encoded by the coding sequence GTGAGGTTCAACCGTCCCCACCGTCCCTTTCGCCGCAAGCCGGCCACGACCGGACAGCACCGCAGGAGGCCACAGCCACACGAGGAGCAGCCGTCCGCCGGCCCGTTCACATCGAGCCGGCGCCGTCTGCTGATCACGTCCGCCACGATCGTCAGCGCGGTCCTGGTCGGCGCACTCGCCCTCCGGAACGCCTCCGGGCCGGACCCGGGAGCCACCGGTTCCAAGGCGGACTGCCGCCCCACGGCGCTCCTGGAACCGCCCTGCGGCGCCTGGTTCGGGGCGTTCGTGCCGCACGAGCGGGACGACCTGCCGGAGAAGGTGCGCGCCTACGAGAAACGCGTCGGCCGCGAACTCGACATCGTGTACACGTACCACGACATGTCCCTGCCCGAGGGCACCCGCCGGGAGGGCCAGCTGCTCACCCCCGAGGAGCAGCGCGTCGGCGAGGACCGTCTGCTGCTGCTGTCCTGGGAGAGCAAGTGGTGGGGCGGCACGAGGACGCAGCAGCCGACCTGGAAGCAGATCGCCTCGGGGGAGCTGGACGAGACCGTCATCGACGTCCAGGCCAAGCGCGTCAAGGACTACGGCAAGAAGGTGTTCCTCTCCTTCGACCTGGAGATGGACACCCGCACCCCGGACAACGGCACCCCCGCCGAGTACGTGAAGGCGTACCGGCACATCCACGACCGGTTCCGCGAACTGGGCGTCGACAACGTGGTGTGGACGTGGATCACCACCGGCTACCTCGACCACGCCGACGAGATGAAGCGGATGTACCCCGGAGACGACTACGTCGACTGGATCGGCTACAACCAGTACAACTACTACCGCTGCCACAAAACCGGCTGGCTCAGCTTCGCGCAGACACAGCACGCCGCGCACGAGTGGATCCGTAAGAACATCTCCGACGACAAGCCGCTGATGCTCTCCGAGTTCGGCACGGCCGCGGACTCGGGCCGCCCGCAGCGGCAGGCCGAGTGGTACGCGCAGGTGCCCGGCGTGCTGAAGGGCCTGGAGGGCGTCAAGGCCGCCCTCCAGTGGAACTACCGCGACCCCGGGCCGCACTGCAACCTCGCCCTGGCGAACGACGCGGCCTGGGACAGCCTGCGTGAGGCGGTCGCCGATCCGTACTTCAACCAGCCGCTCACGTAA
- a CDS encoding polysaccharide deacetylase family protein, with translation MDDPPGWIAEFTVTPKQFAAHLDAVVRSGRTPVTISTIADHLAGRAPLPPRPVLLTFDDGFADLPGPTAEALAERALPATAYLTTGAIAPGGRSLLPPAPMMTLDRAAELERYGMEIGSHTVTHAQLDTLSGKELAYELRSSKAVLEDALGHEVRHLAYPHGYNSPRVRAMSARAGYETATAVRHALSSDRDERYRIARLIVRRTHTVADVEGWLAGAGARVAPYRDGPKTIAWRWYRRARAVVRGPEFAG, from the coding sequence ATGGACGACCCGCCCGGCTGGATCGCCGAGTTCACGGTCACGCCGAAGCAGTTCGCCGCGCATCTCGACGCCGTGGTCCGCAGCGGCCGTACGCCCGTCACGATCAGCACGATCGCCGACCACCTGGCCGGGCGCGCGCCCCTGCCGCCCCGACCCGTACTGCTCACCTTCGACGACGGCTTCGCCGATCTGCCCGGCCCCACCGCCGAGGCGCTGGCCGAGCGTGCGCTGCCCGCCACCGCCTACCTCACCACCGGCGCCATCGCCCCGGGCGGCCGCAGTCTGCTGCCGCCCGCGCCGATGATGACCCTGGACCGGGCGGCGGAGCTGGAACGTTACGGCATGGAGATCGGCAGCCACACGGTCACGCACGCACAGCTCGACACCCTGTCCGGCAAGGAGCTGGCGTACGAACTGCGCTCGTCGAAGGCCGTGTTGGAGGATGCCCTCGGGCACGAGGTCCGCCACCTCGCCTATCCGCACGGCTACAACAGCCCGCGCGTACGGGCGATGTCGGCCCGGGCCGGCTACGAGACGGCGACCGCCGTGCGGCACGCGCTCAGCTCCGACCGCGACGAGCGCTACCGCATCGCCCGGCTCATCGTCCGGCGCACCCACACCGTCGCCGACGTCGAGGGCTGGCTGGCGGGTGCGGGCGCGCGGGTCGCGCCGTACCGGGACGGACCGAAGACGATCGCCTGGCGGTGGTACCGGCGGGCCCGCGCGGTGGTGCGCGGGCCCGAGTTCGCGGGCTGA
- a CDS encoding glycosyltransferase, whose translation MARSARAQEEIRRFLDIGAVQVAELDLDRDEAELRPGPGSPPVTHGEVFVLVRQGGRPVGTLLARVPEGADPKAVLAARARAECAPAQARGPGEAGGSGEPPYTSVVIATRERAGQLARALDSLLAQDHPRFEIVVVDNAPVTSETRDLVERKYAERVRYLREPVPGLAVAHNTGLAAVRGEVVAFTDDDVVADPRWLTELTASFAADPGLGCSTGLILPARLTTPAQVLLERHGGFAKGFTPRTYDPACPPVDEPLFPFTAGRFGSGANMAFRTAALRSVGGFDPATGAGTAARGGDDLYGFVRVLAEGHRLRYTPYALVWHHHRETWRDLETQAYGYGAGLTAYLTAVLVNRPGLLPAFLARLRRGLAHARTLTAVRETEGGGAPGDHDVRTHPWPRRLSRLQRRGMVYGPVGYLRARRALRARGEGAR comes from the coding sequence ATGGCCCGTTCGGCACGTGCGCAGGAGGAGATACGGCGGTTCCTGGACATCGGGGCGGTGCAGGTCGCCGAGCTGGACCTCGACCGTGACGAGGCGGAGCTCAGACCCGGCCCGGGGAGTCCGCCGGTGACGCACGGCGAGGTGTTCGTGCTGGTCAGGCAGGGCGGGCGGCCCGTGGGGACGTTGCTCGCGCGAGTGCCGGAGGGGGCGGACCCGAAGGCCGTGCTCGCGGCGCGGGCACGGGCGGAGTGTGCGCCGGCGCAGGCCCGTGGACCCGGGGAGGCCGGTGGGTCCGGGGAGCCGCCGTACACGAGTGTCGTGATCGCGACCCGGGAGCGGGCCGGGCAGCTGGCCCGGGCGCTGGACTCGCTGCTGGCGCAGGACCATCCGCGGTTCGAGATCGTCGTCGTGGACAACGCGCCCGTGACGAGCGAGACGCGGGACCTGGTCGAGCGGAAGTACGCCGAGCGCGTGCGGTACCTCCGCGAGCCGGTGCCCGGCCTCGCGGTGGCGCACAACACGGGGCTCGCGGCCGTGCGGGGCGAGGTGGTCGCCTTCACCGACGACGACGTGGTCGCCGACCCACGCTGGCTGACCGAGCTGACCGCGTCCTTCGCCGCCGACCCCGGACTCGGCTGCAGCACCGGGCTGATCCTGCCCGCGCGGCTGACCACCCCGGCCCAGGTGCTGCTGGAACGTCACGGCGGCTTCGCGAAAGGCTTCACTCCAAGGACGTACGACCCGGCGTGCCCGCCGGTCGACGAGCCGCTGTTCCCGTTCACGGCGGGGCGGTTCGGCTCCGGTGCCAACATGGCCTTCCGGACGGCCGCCCTGCGGTCCGTCGGCGGTTTCGACCCGGCCACCGGCGCCGGCACGGCCGCCCGGGGCGGAGACGACCTCTACGGCTTCGTCCGCGTCCTCGCCGAGGGCCACCGGCTGCGCTACACCCCGTACGCACTGGTGTGGCACCACCACCGGGAGACCTGGCGGGACCTGGAGACCCAGGCGTACGGCTACGGCGCCGGACTCACCGCCTACCTCACCGCGGTGCTCGTGAACCGCCCAGGGCTGCTGCCGGCGTTCCTCGCGCGGCTGCGCCGGGGCCTCGCCCACGCCCGCACGCTGACCGCCGTACGCGAGACGGAGGGCGGCGGGGCGCCGGGCGACCACGACGTGCGGACGCATCCGTGGCCGCGGCGGCTGTCGCGGTTGCAGCGCAGGGGGATGGTGTACGGACCTGTCGGCTATCTGCGCGCGCGGCGGGCTCTGCGCGCGCGTGGTGAGGGGGCGAGATGA
- a CDS encoding GNAT family N-acetyltransferase codes for MARPGELGEGEKERWRALRAAAETPRNPFMEPEFTEAVGLVRPQARVAVVYEGLEPAGFLPHERGPLGQGRAIGLGVSDAQGAILRPGLRLGTGELLRACALSSFAFDNLEAGQRLFVRYAAEEHATYVIDVEKGYETYESVLRAQSPKFLKTTLAKERRLGRQVGDLRFVFDERDPAALRTLMEWKSAQYRRTGRLDRFAREWITRLVGRLAQTRAPECSGTLSVLYAGQRPLAAHFGLRSASVLACWFPAYDPEFAKYSPGLVLHLRMAEAAAAEGIGTLDLGRGAAEYKDALKTGELPVYEGAVTRPGAGAALHWLSREPARRAHSFVRGRPRLASLAARTLKGAARLRRT; via the coding sequence GTGGCTCGGCCCGGGGAGCTCGGCGAGGGGGAGAAGGAGCGCTGGCGCGCGCTGCGCGCGGCGGCGGAGACACCGCGCAACCCCTTCATGGAACCGGAGTTCACCGAAGCCGTCGGTCTGGTGAGGCCCCAGGCCCGGGTCGCGGTGGTCTACGAGGGCCTGGAGCCGGCCGGCTTCCTGCCGCATGAGCGGGGCCCGTTGGGCCAGGGCCGGGCGATCGGGCTCGGCGTCTCGGACGCGCAGGGCGCGATCCTGCGGCCCGGCCTGCGTCTGGGCACGGGTGAACTGCTGCGGGCCTGCGCGCTGTCGAGCTTCGCCTTCGACAACCTGGAGGCCGGGCAGCGGCTGTTCGTCCGGTACGCGGCCGAGGAGCACGCCACCTACGTCATCGACGTGGAGAAGGGCTACGAGACGTACGAGTCGGTGCTGCGCGCCCAGTCGCCGAAGTTCCTGAAGACCACCCTGGCCAAGGAGCGCAGGCTGGGCCGGCAGGTCGGCGACCTGCGGTTCGTGTTCGACGAGCGGGACCCGGCCGCGCTGCGCACGCTCATGGAGTGGAAGTCGGCGCAGTACCGCAGGACGGGCCGCCTGGACCGGTTCGCCCGGGAGTGGATCACCCGGCTCGTGGGGCGGCTGGCCCAGACCCGGGCGCCGGAGTGCAGCGGCACGCTGTCCGTGCTGTACGCCGGGCAGCGGCCGCTGGCCGCGCACTTCGGGCTGCGCTCGGCGTCGGTCCTGGCCTGCTGGTTCCCGGCCTACGACCCGGAGTTCGCGAAGTACTCGCCGGGGCTCGTGCTGCATCTGCGCATGGCCGAGGCGGCGGCCGCCGAGGGCATCGGCACACTCGACCTCGGGCGGGGCGCGGCCGAGTACAAGGACGCGCTGAAGACGGGCGAACTGCCCGTGTACGAGGGCGCGGTGACGCGTCCGGGGGCGGGCGCGGCGCTGCACTGGCTGAGCCGCGAGCCGGCGCGCCGCGCACACAGCTTCGTCCGCGGCAGGCCACGGCTCGCGTCGCTGGCCGCGCGGACCCTGAAGGGCGCGGCTCGGCTGCGCCGTACCTGA
- a CDS encoding HAD family hydrolase, with amino-acid sequence MAAPLAYSLIATDLDGTLLRGDDTLSDRSFAALARVADAGAQHLVVTGRPAPRVRPLLDDLGATGLAVCGQGAQVYDAGADRLLWSITLDRELAETALGKIEAEVGQVYAAVDQDGVDGLTLIEPGYLMPHPTLPAVRVERRDELWGEPISKVLLRHPYLSDDELAATARSVVGSLATVTMSGPGTVELQPCGITKATGLALAAEHLGLRPADTIAFGDMPNDIPMFDWAAHGVAMANAHPELKAVADEVTLSNEDDGIAVVLERLLGGTAQYGPLTLSIEP; translated from the coding sequence ATGGCCGCACCCCTCGCATATTCACTCATCGCCACCGACCTGGACGGGACGCTGCTGCGCGGCGACGACACCCTGTCCGACCGGTCCTTCGCCGCGCTCGCGCGGGTGGCGGACGCCGGTGCCCAGCACCTCGTGGTGACGGGCCGGCCGGCGCCGAGAGTGCGGCCGCTCCTCGACGACCTCGGCGCCACGGGGCTCGCGGTGTGCGGGCAGGGCGCGCAGGTGTACGACGCCGGCGCGGACCGGCTGCTGTGGTCCATCACCCTGGACCGGGAGCTGGCGGAGACCGCCCTCGGCAAGATCGAGGCCGAGGTGGGGCAGGTGTACGCCGCGGTCGACCAGGACGGGGTCGACGGGCTCACGCTCATCGAGCCGGGCTACCTCATGCCGCACCCGACCCTGCCCGCGGTACGGGTCGAGCGGCGCGACGAGCTGTGGGGCGAGCCCATCAGCAAGGTGCTGCTGCGCCACCCCTACCTGTCCGACGACGAGTTGGCGGCGACGGCCCGCTCGGTGGTCGGCTCACTCGCGACGGTGACGATGTCGGGGCCCGGCACGGTCGAGCTCCAGCCGTGCGGGATCACCAAGGCGACGGGCCTGGCGCTGGCCGCCGAGCACCTGGGGCTGCGGCCGGCGGACACCATCGCCTTCGGCGACATGCCCAACGACATCCCGATGTTCGACTGGGCCGCCCACGGGGTGGCGATGGCCAACGCCCATCCCGAACTCAAGGCCGTGGCGGACGAGGTCACCCTGTCGAACGAGGACGACGGCATCGCCGTCGTCCTCGAACGACTGTTGGGCGGGACGGCTCAGTACGGGCCGTTGACGTTGTCGATCGAGCCGTAG
- a CDS encoding LysM peptidoglycan-binding domain-containing protein produces the protein MPGRGKHRRPRTNPITRRVIAAGTGGAALTLPLLGATHASAAQPAQSAPAAAQSVPQAAQPAKSLTYTVTKGDTLYRIADKYDVSGGWKQLYKDNRAAVGDNPGLIRPGLKLKVKTAKAGAVKKTATKSSAPAKPAAKPAGGVAEATQASAKTYANNLDGWIREALDIMAQKGIPGSYDGIYRNIMRESSGNPQAINNWDSNAAKGTPSKGLLQTIDPTFQAYHVDGTSWDPFDPVANITAACNYAAARYGSIDNVNGPY, from the coding sequence ATGCCCGGACGAGGTAAGCACCGTCGCCCCAGAACCAACCCGATCACCCGTCGCGTCATAGCCGCCGGTACCGGCGGAGCGGCACTCACCCTCCCGCTCCTCGGCGCGACGCACGCCAGCGCCGCCCAGCCGGCCCAGAGCGCACCCGCCGCCGCACAGTCCGTGCCGCAGGCGGCCCAGCCCGCCAAGTCCCTCACGTACACCGTGACCAAGGGCGACACGCTCTACCGCATCGCGGACAAGTACGACGTGTCGGGCGGCTGGAAGCAGCTGTACAAGGACAACCGCGCCGCCGTCGGCGACAACCCGGGGCTGATCCGCCCGGGTCTGAAGCTGAAGGTGAAGACGGCCAAGGCGGGCGCCGTGAAGAAGACGGCGACCAAGTCCTCCGCCCCCGCCAAGCCGGCCGCGAAGCCCGCCGGTGGCGTCGCCGAGGCCACCCAGGCCTCCGCGAAGACCTACGCCAACAACCTGGACGGCTGGATCCGCGAGGCGCTGGACATCATGGCGCAGAAGGGGATTCCGGGTTCGTACGACGGCATCTACCGCAACATCATGCGTGAGTCGTCCGGCAACCCCCAGGCGATCAACAACTGGGACTCGAACGCCGCCAAGGGCACCCCGTCCAAGGGACTCCTCCAGACCATCGACCCGACCTTCCAGGCCTACCACGTGGACGGCACGTCGTGGGACCCGTTCGACCCGGTCGCCAACATCACGGCGGCCTGTAACTACGCGGCCGCCCGCTACGGCTCGATCGACAACGTCAACGGCCCGTACTGA